One part of the Vitis riparia cultivar Riparia Gloire de Montpellier isolate 1030 chromosome 8, EGFV_Vit.rip_1.0, whole genome shotgun sequence genome encodes these proteins:
- the LOC117920548 gene encoding protein trichome birefringence, whose translation MADGTKHPPLGGGALFSDFTSLFSMARTRRTMFFIYGFMFAFIVFTVFLAFSPANASSPWFTNIFATGTGSGSSSTSDDSYRSQFSSFFSFWFPNSTQQQVHNFTSVPTPTTGTNATRSNDAATFQSPQKSKDPSGAKNETKVEALTPNRTAIAPPKPLVSANQSAISSVKSPPSEKGGSGKDDKGVASNSTVKSPSTEKSGSETKDKGVAEKRVASNSTVKSPPTEKNGSETKDKGVAEKSVASNSTVKSPPTEKSGSGKEDKGVAEKGVVSNYTASLLKKQSNGTDSKQRTGDWLESLMNCNLFEGQWVKDDSYPLYKPGSCSLIDEQFNCFLNGRPDKDYMKLKWKPKGCDLPRLNGSHMLELLRGKRLVFVGDSLNRNMWESLVCILRNSVKDRTKVYEASGRHHFRTEASYSFIFEEYHCSVEFFVSPFLVQEWEMPDKNGSKKETLRLDKIPTSSDKYKTADIIIFNTGHWWTHDKTSKGKDYYQEGSHVYGELNVMEAFRKALTTWARWVDANVNPAKSLVFFRGYSSSHFSGGQWNSGGQCDGETEPIRNETYIPHYPPKMTVLEKILRGMKTQVTYLNITRITDYRKDGHPSIYRKQNLSDEERRSPLRFQDCSHWCLPGVPDAWNELLYAEILVRQKQQQQQQKLQQLQKRP comes from the exons ATGGCTGATGGAACAAAGCATCCCCCACTTGGTGGGGGAGCACTGTTTTCAGACTTCACCAGTCTGTTTTCCATGGCGAGAACGCGAAGAACCATGTTTTTTATATATGGGTTCATGTTTGctttcattgttttcactgtTTTCTTAGCTTTCAGTCCTGCAAACGCTTCTTCACCTTGGTTCACCAATATCTTTGCGACTGGTACTGGTTCAGGGTCGTCTTCTACCTCCGATGACTCCTACAGAtctcaattttcttctttcttttctttctggtTTCCCAATTCAACTCAGCAGCAAGTTCACAACTTTACTTCGGTTCCCACGCCCACAACTGGGACCAACGCCACCAGATCCAATGATGCTGCCACGTTTCAATCGCCTCAGAAGAGTAAAGATCCGTCCGGTGCGAAGAATGAGACAAAGGTTGAAGCTTTGACGCCAAATCGGACTGCAATTGCCCCTCCGAAACCTCTGGTTTCGGCCAATCAGAGTGCGATTTCCTCGGTGAAATCGCCTCCTTCAGAGAAGGGTGGCTCTGGGAAGGACGATAAAGGTGTGGCTTCGAATTCCACGGTGAAATCACCTTCTACAGAGAAGAGTGGTTCTGAGACGAAGGATAAAGGCGTCGCGGAGAAGAGAGTAGCGTCGAATTCGACGGTGAAATCGCCTCCTACAGAGAAGAATGGTTCTGAGACGAAGGATAAAGGCGTCGCGGAGAAGAGTGTAGCGTCGAATTCGACGGTGAAATCGCCTCCAACAGAGAAGAGTGGTTCTGGGAAGGAAGATAAAGGTGTTGCAGAGAAGGGCGTGGTTTCGAATTACACGGCGTCCCTGTTGAAGAAACAGAGCAATGGGACTGATTCAAAGCAGAGAACAGGGGATTGGTTGGAATCATTGATGAACTGCAATCTATTTGAAGGACAATGGGTGAAGGATGACTCGTATCCGCTTTACAAACCGGGTTCTTGTTCTTTGATTGATGAGCAGTTTAATTGCTTTCTCAATGGCAGGCCTGATAAAGATTATATGAAGCTTAAATGGAAGCCAAAAGGCTGTGATTTACCCAG GTTAAATGGGAGTCATATGTTGGAACTGTTGAGGGGAAAGAGACTGGTTTTTGTGGGGGATTCTCTCAATAGGAATATGTGGGAATCTCTGGTTTGCATACTTAGAAACTCAGTGAAAGATCGAACAAAGGTTTATGAAGCCTCTGGCAGACACCATTTTCGAACCGAAGCTTCTTACTCATTTATATTCGAG GAGTACCACTGCTCAGTAGAGTTCTTTGTATCTCCTTTCTTAGTCCAAGAATGGGAAATGCCCGACAAGAATGGATCAAAGAAGGAAACACTGAGACTCGATAAAATCCCGACGTCCTCCGACAAATACAAGACAGCAGATATCATCATCTTCAATACAGGACATTGGTGGACTCATGATAAAACTTCCAAAGG GAAGGACTATTACCAAGAAGGCAGCCATGTTTATGGTGAATTGAATGTAATGGAGGCATTTCGCAAAGCTTTGACCACATGGGCAAGATGGGTTGATGCCAATGTAAATCCAGCAAAGTCTCTGGTTTTCTTCCGAGGTTATTCTTCCTCCCATTTCAG TGGTGGCCAGTGGAATTCTGGAGGTCAGTGTGACGGCGAGACCGAGCCCATTAGGAACGAGACGTATATACCACATTATCCACCAAAGATGACAGTATTGGAGAAAATCTTGAGAGGGATGAAAACCCAAGTCACTTACCTAAACATCACTCGAATAACAGATTACCGGAAGGATGGCCACCCATCAATTTACCGCAAACAAAATCTATCAGATGAGGAAAGGCGGTCGCCATTGAGGTTTCAGGACTGCAGCCACTGGTGCCTTCCTGGTGTGCCAGACGCCTGGAATGAGCTTCTCTACGCTGAGATCTTAGTAAGACAGAAGCAGCAGCAACAGCAACAGAAGCTGCAGCAGCTGCAAAAGAGACCATAG